In the Deinococcus carri genome, one interval contains:
- a CDS encoding RrF2 family transcriptional regulator, which translates to MWVSTKAQYGLRALIEIGRRGGDAVPLKDVSERQGISQHYLEQIASNLRRAGFIKSVRGARGGYRLARPAQAINAYEVVTAMEGSIAPVSCVEDDHVCDKGNVCGTLDLWHRVDTALRDVLGGTTLADLILESERQEHSRLVQLEPVFPSPTA; encoded by the coding sequence ATGTGGGTGTCGACCAAAGCTCAGTACGGCCTGCGCGCCCTGATTGAGATCGGGCGGCGGGGTGGGGATGCCGTGCCGCTCAAGGACGTGTCGGAGCGCCAGGGCATCAGCCAGCATTATCTAGAGCAGATCGCCAGCAACCTGCGCCGGGCGGGCTTCATCAAGAGCGTGCGGGGCGCGCGCGGCGGCTACCGCCTGGCCCGGCCCGCTCAGGCCATCAACGCCTACGAGGTGGTCACGGCGATGGAGGGCAGCATCGCGCCGGTGTCGTGCGTGGAAGACGACCATGTGTGCGACAAGGGCAACGTCTGCGGCACCCTGGACCTGTGGCACCGGGTGGATACGGCGCTGCGCGACGTGCTGGGTGGGACCACCCTGGCCGACCTGATTCTGGAGAGCGAGCGCCAGGAACACAGCCGCCTGGTGCAACTGGAACCCGTGTTCCCGTCTCCCACGGCCTGA
- a CDS encoding rhodanese-related sulfurtransferase, giving the protein MSGSPPSPAWVVAALYQFLPLPDPAALREELLALATRLGLCGTLIVAPEGINGTVAGSREAVSELHAFLRAAGFGGLEYKESLSPEQPFKRLKVRLKKEIVTLGVPVKPLAQVGHYLDPQEWNALLSDPDVLVIDTRNRYEVRAGTFQGAVNPELDSFREFPAWVEEHLGGQRERRVAMFCTGGIRCEKSTSLLRQMGFQDVYHLRGGILRYLEDIPPQQSRWEGECFVFDGRVTVGHGLEPGESEMCQSCGWPLTPEETRHPHFERGVSCEHCHAHTTERQKASFRDRQRLYDAAAED; this is encoded by the coding sequence ATGTCCGGCTCTCCCCCTTCCCCCGCCTGGGTCGTCGCCGCCCTCTACCAGTTCCTCCCGCTGCCCGACCCCGCCGCGCTGCGGGAGGAACTGCTGGCCCTCGCCACGCGCCTGGGCCTGTGCGGCACACTCATCGTCGCGCCGGAGGGCATCAACGGCACGGTGGCAGGGTCGCGGGAGGCCGTCAGCGAACTGCACGCCTTTCTGCGGGCGGCGGGCTTCGGCGGGCTGGAATACAAGGAATCGCTCAGCCCAGAGCAGCCCTTCAAACGGCTGAAGGTGCGGCTGAAAAAGGAAATCGTGACGCTGGGCGTGCCGGTCAAGCCGCTCGCGCAGGTGGGCCACTACCTCGACCCGCAGGAGTGGAACGCCCTGCTCTCGGACCCCGACGTGCTGGTGATCGACACCCGCAACCGCTACGAGGTGAGGGCGGGCACCTTCCAGGGCGCGGTGAATCCCGAACTGGACAGCTTCCGCGAGTTCCCGGCCTGGGTGGAGGAGCATCTGGGGGGCCAGCGGGAACGCCGGGTCGCCATGTTCTGCACGGGCGGCATCCGCTGCGAGAAGTCCACCAGCCTGCTGCGCCAGATGGGGTTTCAGGACGTGTACCACCTGCGCGGCGGCATCCTGCGCTATCTGGAGGACATTCCGCCCCAGCAGAGCCGCTGGGAGGGCGAATGCTTCGTGTTCGACGGCCGGGTGACGGTCGGGCATGGCCTGGAGCCGGGCGAGAGCGAGATGTGCCAGAGCTGCGGCTGGCCGCTGACGCCGGAAGAAACGCGGCACCCCCACTTCGAGCGCGGCGTGAGCTGCGAGCATTGCCACGCCCACACCACCGAGCGGCAAAAGGCCAGCTTCCGCGACCGCCAGCGCCTGTACGACGCAGCGGCGGAAGACTGA
- a CDS encoding chorismate-binding protein has protein sequence MTARPAPPLPPFLNTLSPADVLLRLRAAGAPGVVLLESLGPVVDHGQYSFLSAWPMQVQEAVPERPAGEAFFPAWLGGLKYEAAQAFGLETHPPEGAAAWWGLYPSGLVWDRAAGTLEAVGEAGHVDWAAVLAGHPAPTPVLTVGEFGADDVDYPAGVRAVQDLIRAGEVYQVNLSRGVRAQATGDPLAAYLRLREVNPSPFMAFLDLGEEVVVSCSPERLVLWEGEHISARPIAGTRRRGDTPEEDAALERELRASPKEVSEHTMLVDLVRHDLGRVAAAGTVTVPDLGLVERYSHVMHLVSEVTAAARPGLTVRELLAATFPGGTITGAPKARVMTAIRDLEPAPRGWYTGGVGIVSGARVDVNILIRTAGFRRQSPVTSDQLTPPNAGGWPLEAGRWTVQVRAGGGTVIDADPAREAQETVHKAQALLAVLSGRPGRPAQEPALPVPGRAWAPPPASSQTGLRVLLLDNRDSFTMNLAHDLLALGAVVDVRTQDEEAQTLLASRPDAVLVGPGPGTPGTSGSTLALTRLCLERGVPLLGVCLGHQALGEVLGGRVERAEPVHGRPEGVRHGGEGLFAGIADAAPFGRYHSLVVRGLPDELVTARSADGEVMALQVPGRPAWGVQFHPESVLSPAGRVLLGNWLRLSRQEKR, from the coding sequence GTGACTGCGCGGCCTGCCCCTCCCCTGCCCCCCTTCCTGAACACCCTCTCCCCGGCGGACGTGCTGCTGCGGCTGCGGGCGGCGGGCGCACCGGGCGTCGTGCTGCTCGAATCGCTGGGACCGGTGGTGGACCACGGGCAGTACAGCTTCCTGAGCGCCTGGCCGATGCAGGTGCAGGAAGCCGTGCCCGAGCGGCCCGCCGGGGAGGCCTTCTTCCCCGCCTGGCTGGGCGGCCTGAAGTACGAGGCGGCGCAGGCATTCGGCCTGGAAACCCACCCGCCGGAGGGCGCGGCGGCCTGGTGGGGCCTCTACCCCAGCGGCCTGGTCTGGGACCGTGCGGCGGGCACGCTGGAGGCCGTCGGTGAGGCCGGACATGTGGACTGGGCGGCGGTGCTGGCAGGCCACCCGGCTCCCACCCCTGTCCTGACGGTGGGCGAGTTCGGCGCGGACGACGTGGATTACCCGGCGGGCGTGCGGGCCGTGCAGGACCTGATCCGGGCGGGCGAGGTCTATCAGGTGAACCTCTCGCGCGGGGTGCGGGCGCAGGCAACGGGTGACCCCCTGGCGGCCTACCTGCGGCTGCGGGAGGTCAACCCCAGTCCCTTCATGGCCTTTCTGGACCTGGGGGAGGAGGTGGTGGTGTCGTGCAGCCCCGAACGGCTGGTGCTGTGGGAAGGCGAACACATCTCGGCCCGCCCCATCGCGGGCACGCGGCGGCGCGGCGACACGCCGGAGGAGGACGCGGCGCTGGAACGGGAGCTGCGCGCCAGCCCCAAGGAGGTCAGCGAACACACCATGCTGGTGGACCTCGTGCGGCACGACCTGGGGCGGGTGGCGGCGGCAGGCACGGTCACGGTCCCCGACCTGGGCCTGGTGGAGCGCTACAGCCACGTGATGCACCTCGTCTCGGAGGTGACGGCGGCGGCCCGGCCCGGCCTGACCGTGCGCGAGCTGCTGGCCGCCACCTTTCCGGGCGGCACCATCACCGGGGCACCCAAGGCCCGCGTGATGACCGCCATCCGCGACCTGGAACCGGCACCGCGCGGCTGGTACACGGGCGGCGTCGGCATCGTGAGCGGCGCGCGGGTGGACGTGAATATCCTGATTCGCACGGCGGGATTCCGCCGCCAGTCGCCAGTCACCAGCGACCAGCTCACGCCTCCCAATGCTGGCGGCTGGCCGCTGGAAGCTGGCCGTTGGACCGTGCAGGTCCGTGCCGGGGGCGGCACCGTCATCGACGCCGACCCGGCGCGCGAGGCGCAGGAGACAGTCCACAAGGCGCAGGCGCTGCTGGCGGTGCTGTCGGGCAGACCGGGGCGGCCCGCGCAGGAGCCGGCGCTCCCCGTGCCGGGCCGGGCCTGGGCACCGCCGCCCGCCTCCTCGCAAACGGGACTGCGGGTGCTGCTGCTGGACAACCGGGACTCGTTCACCATGAACCTCGCGCATGACCTCCTCGCCCTGGGCGCGGTGGTGGACGTGCGGACGCAGGACGAGGAGGCGCAGACGCTGCTGGCCTCCCGCCCGGATGCCGTGCTGGTGGGGCCGGGGCCGGGGACACCGGGAACCAGCGGCTCCACGCTCGCCCTCACGCGCCTGTGCCTGGAGCGGGGGGTGCCGCTGCTGGGCGTCTGCCTGGGGCATCAGGCGCTGGGCGAGGTGCTGGGCGGGCGGGTGGAGCGGGCCGAACCCGTCCACGGCCGGCCGGAAGGGGTGCGGCACGGCGGGGAGGGCCTGTTCGCGGGCATCGCGGACGCGGCACCGTTCGGGCGCTACCACTCGCTGGTCGTGCGCGGCCTGCCCGACGAACTGGTCACGGCCCGCAGCGCGGACGGCGAGGTGATGGCCCTCCAGGTGCCGGGGCGGCCCGCCTGGGGCGTGCAGTTCCACCCCGAGAGCGTGCTGAGTCCGGCGGGGCGGG
- a CDS encoding aspartate carbamoyltransferase catalytic subunit translates to MTAPTPPRPRSLLDFQGWTPERLNALLNNADTMNQVLDRPVKKVPALQGLTVCTAFFENSTRTRISFELAARRMSADVVSFAAGASSLSKGESLRDTVEVLTAYKVDAFVVRHPASGAAHLVARYSGKPVINAGDGRRAHPTQALLDAYTIRQEYGSLEGKKVAIIGDIRHSRVARSNAELLPKLGAEVVLCGPATLLPADLAALPGVTLTTDPREAVRGAHAVMALRLQQERMNAGYLASLQEYAGRYQVNEALMREAESGAIVLHPGPMNRDLEISSEVADGPRSRILKQVENGQAVRMSVLYHLLVGRD, encoded by the coding sequence ATGACGGCCCCCACCCCGCCCCGCCCCCGCAGCCTGCTGGACTTCCAGGGCTGGACGCCCGAACGCCTGAACGCCCTGCTGAACAACGCCGACACCATGAACCAGGTGCTCGACCGCCCGGTGAAGAAGGTTCCGGCATTGCAGGGGCTGACGGTCTGCACGGCCTTTTTCGAGAACAGCACCCGCACCCGCATCTCTTTCGAACTGGCCGCCCGGCGCATGAGTGCCGATGTGGTGAGCTTTGCGGCGGGGGCCAGCAGCCTCAGCAAGGGTGAGAGCCTGCGCGACACCGTGGAGGTGCTGACCGCCTACAAGGTGGACGCCTTCGTGGTGCGGCACCCGGCCAGCGGCGCGGCGCACCTGGTCGCGCGCTACAGCGGCAAGCCCGTCATCAACGCGGGCGACGGGCGGCGGGCACACCCCACCCAGGCGCTGCTCGACGCCTACACCATCCGGCAGGAATACGGCTCCCTGGAAGGGAAAAAGGTCGCCATCATCGGGGACATCCGCCACTCGCGGGTGGCGCGCAGCAACGCCGAACTGCTGCCGAAGCTGGGGGCCGAGGTCGTGCTGTGCGGCCCGGCCACCCTCCTTCCGGCTGACCTCGCTGCCCTGCCCGGCGTGACCCTCACCACCGACCCGCGCGAGGCCGTGCGGGGTGCCCACGCGGTGATGGCCCTGCGCCTCCAGCAGGAGCGCATGAACGCGGGCTACCTCGCCAGCCTTCAGGAGTACGCGGGGCGCTATCAGGTCAACGAGGCCCTGATGCGCGAAGCCGAGAGCGGCGCGATTGTCCTGCACCCCGGCCCGATGAACCGCGACCTCGAAATCAGCAGTGAAGTGGCCGACGGCCCGCGCAGCCGCATCTTGAAGCAGGTCGAGAACGGGCAGGCCGTGCGGATGAGTGTGCTGTACCACCTGCTGGTGGGGCGGGATTGA
- a CDS encoding dihydroorotase, with protein MTLTITNIKRPGSNRLESVTVENGVIQGWNLGDLGEVLDGKGGTVAPALIELHAHLREPGQTEKEDLASGLAAAAAGGYGTVVSMPNTTPVVDDPATVRALLEKAEGLGFARLKPAAALTQGQKGEQLAELAFLKDAGAAMFTDDGRTNENARVLRLGLEYAQSLGMVVSVHAEDASLRADGVMNEGPVSEELGLPGNPWAAEAARVARDMDIVALTGARLHVQHLSTARALDLVREAKRRGLPVTCEVCPHHLTLTDEALRSFDALYKVAPPLRTQADADHLLEGLLDGTVDCLATDHAPHTRAEKERDLLDAPFGIAYIELAFPLMWTRFGERLGLERLLDLMTAAPARVMGWPEPTLEAGAPADLVVLDLDTGREVNPADFRSKAKFSPWAGETLRGWPLLTVVGGKVAFQRAAE; from the coding sequence ATGACCCTGACCATCACCAACATCAAACGCCCCGGCAGCAACCGGCTGGAATCCGTCACCGTCGAGAACGGCGTCATCCAGGGCTGGAACCTCGGGGACCTCGGGGAAGTGCTGGACGGCAAGGGCGGCACCGTCGCTCCTGCGCTTATCGAACTCCACGCGCACCTGCGCGAGCCGGGGCAGACGGAAAAGGAAGACCTGGCCTCGGGTCTGGCGGCGGCGGCGGCGGGCGGCTACGGCACGGTCGTCTCGATGCCCAACACGACGCCGGTGGTGGACGACCCGGCCACCGTGCGCGCGCTGCTCGAGAAGGCGGAGGGCTTAGGCTTTGCCCGGCTGAAACCCGCCGCCGCCCTCACGCAGGGGCAGAAGGGCGAGCAGCTCGCCGAACTCGCCTTTCTGAAGGACGCCGGCGCGGCCATGTTCACCGACGACGGGCGCACCAACGAGAATGCCCGCGTGCTGCGGCTGGGGCTGGAATACGCCCAGAGCCTGGGGATGGTCGTGAGCGTTCACGCCGAGGACGCTTCCCTGCGCGCGGACGGCGTGATGAACGAGGGGCCGGTGTCCGAGGAACTGGGCCTGCCCGGCAACCCCTGGGCAGCGGAGGCGGCCCGCGTGGCCCGTGACATGGACATCGTTGCGCTGACCGGGGCGCGGCTGCACGTGCAGCACCTCTCCACGGCGCGCGCCCTCGACCTGGTGCGCGAGGCCAAACGGCGCGGCCTGCCCGTCACCTGCGAGGTCTGCCCCCACCACCTCACCCTGACCGACGAGGCGCTGCGGTCCTTTGACGCCCTCTACAAGGTCGCGCCGCCCCTGCGGACGCAGGCGGACGCCGACCATCTGCTGGAAGGTCTGCTCGACGGCACGGTGGACTGCCTCGCCACCGACCACGCGCCGCACACCCGCGCCGAGAAGGAACGCGACCTGCTGGACGCCCCTTTTGGCATCGCGTACATCGAGCTGGCCTTTCCGCTGATGTGGACGCGCTTTGGCGAGCGGCTGGGGCTGGAGCGGCTGCTGGACCTGATGACGGCGGCCCCCGCCCGCGTGATGGGCTGGCCCGAGCCGACGCTGGAGGCCGGTGCCCCCGCCGACCTGGTGGTGCTGGACCTGGACACCGGGCGCGAGGTGAACCCAGCCGACTTCCGGAGCAAGGCGAAATTCAGCCCCTGGGCGGGCGAGACCCTCAGGGGCTGGCCGCTACTCACGGTGGTGGGCGGGAAGGTCGCGTTCCAGCGGGCGGCAGAATGA
- a CDS encoding DUF3995 domain-containing protein, with amino-acid sequence MTRTVRTTPFVWIACLLGLIHAAFSLYWAGGGRWLLNTVGQWAVELGQQAPRQAFWLLLLIALFKAAAAIIPLLNTRGRLPWPRLWRGISWVGGIFLILYGGANTLTAWAVLAGVIRTESFDRASLAGHAALWDPLFFLWGLFLTLHLFQTRRGNASSRSLFDQN; translated from the coding sequence GTGACGAGAACCGTCCGCACAACGCCCTTTGTCTGGATAGCCTGCCTGCTTGGTCTGATCCACGCGGCGTTCAGCCTGTACTGGGCGGGAGGCGGGCGGTGGCTGCTGAACACGGTGGGGCAATGGGCCGTCGAGTTGGGCCAGCAGGCCCCCCGGCAGGCTTTCTGGCTGCTTCTGCTCATCGCCCTGTTCAAGGCGGCGGCGGCCATCATTCCGCTCCTCAACACCCGGGGCCGCCTGCCCTGGCCCCGGCTCTGGCGCGGCATCAGCTGGGTAGGGGGCATATTTTTAATCCTCTATGGAGGCGCGAATACCCTTACCGCGTGGGCCGTGTTGGCCGGAGTGATCCGCACGGAGAGCTTCGACCGGGCCAGTTTGGCAGGACACGCCGCGCTCTGGGACCCGCTTTTTTTCCTCTGGGGACTCTTCCTGACCCTGCATTTATTCCAGACACGGCGGGGCAACGCTTCATCCCGTTCGCTGTTCGACCAGAATTGA
- a CDS encoding ABC-F family ATP-binding cassette domain-containing protein, with translation MPTLLAAESLSVTFGERPVLRGVSLSVATGERVALLGRNGAGKTTLLRVLTGELVPEEGTVWRMPGLRMAVLEQHHAHPPGLTVRELVDAAHPYRGLETELLTLEANLGDPDMLAAWTALHARLEDAGAYTWPARAARVLGMLDLTRFLNREAATLSGGERTRLALALALAREPDLLILDEPTNHLDIRMREWLEEHLRDFRGGVLLTSHDRDFLDAAATRSVWLEQGEGTEYAGGYSRARAQRDLERRTRERAARLGEREAARLAGSVEQLDRWGRRSRALKTRVERLPVTEAPLPERQLRMRLLAGTARARLVAWGEHLSKTYGEREVLHDVAFKLRQGDRVALMGANGTGKTTLMRLLAGELQPDPVPPEAGPPEPVLRVANGVTVASLDQTWHGLTPGEGLRAQFERRFGARANALLGRAGFVEADWPKTPSTLSGGERARAGLALVSALRADLLLLDEPTNHLDVEALLALEAAVHAYGGAVVIVTHDRRFAREVANRLWVIEDARLREVAGWGSREYGDPARTLTGDPPPPPPPPTPRQRLVPVETQLADLRRELDAPPGTLTGREEARLRAQSHQLQAHLYDLYAQAYAAPQYDAEVREPPLTVRAQRLGERGGMFWAARDEEACPHLAWDGETLRFSAPPPAWYGAALLGGALRVLFEGWKVGRVRLGEGGPVLRRRVYFERIGVVSG, from the coding sequence ATGCCCACCCTCCTCGCCGCCGAGTCCCTGTCCGTCACCTTCGGGGAGCGGCCCGTGCTGCGCGGCGTGTCGCTGTCGGTGGCGACGGGCGAGCGGGTGGCGCTGCTGGGGCGCAACGGGGCGGGCAAGACCACGCTGCTGCGGGTGCTGACCGGCGAACTCGTGCCTGAGGAGGGGACCGTCTGGCGGATGCCGGGCCTGCGGATGGCGGTGCTGGAGCAGCATCACGCCCACCCCCCCGGCCTTACCGTGCGCGAGCTGGTGGACGCCGCCCACCCCTACCGCGGGCTGGAAACCGAACTGCTGACGCTGGAGGCGAACCTGGGCGACCCGGACATGCTGGCCGCGTGGACGGCGCTGCACGCCCGCCTGGAGGACGCCGGAGCCTACACCTGGCCCGCCCGCGCCGCACGGGTGCTGGGCATGCTCGACCTCACGCGATTCCTGAACCGCGAGGCGGCCACCCTCAGCGGCGGTGAGCGCACCCGGCTCGCGCTGGCCCTGGCGCTGGCCCGCGAACCCGACCTCCTGATTCTGGACGAACCGACCAACCACCTCGACATCCGGATGCGCGAGTGGCTGGAGGAGCATCTGCGGGACTTCCGGGGCGGCGTGCTGCTGACCAGCCACGACCGCGATTTTCTGGACGCTGCGGCGACCCGCAGCGTGTGGCTGGAACAGGGGGAGGGGACGGAGTACGCGGGGGGCTACTCGCGGGCGCGGGCGCAACGCGACCTCGAACGCCGGACGCGGGAGCGCGCGGCCCGGCTGGGAGAACGGGAGGCCGCCCGCCTGGCCGGAAGCGTGGAACAACTGGACCGCTGGGGCCGCCGTTCCCGCGCGCTGAAAACCCGTGTGGAACGCCTGCCCGTCACCGAGGCCCCCCTCCCCGAGCGGCAGCTCCGGATGCGCCTGCTGGCGGGCACGGCGCGGGCGCGGCTGGTCGCCTGGGGGGAACACCTCTCCAAGACTTACGGCGAGCGGGAGGTGCTGCACGACGTGGCCTTCAAGCTGCGGCAGGGCGACCGCGTGGCGTTGATGGGCGCGAACGGCACCGGCAAGACCACGCTGATGCGGTTGCTGGCCGGAGAACTCCAGCCCGACCCTGTCCCCCCTGAGGCTGGCCCGCCGGAACCTGTCCTGCGCGTGGCGAACGGCGTCACCGTCGCCAGCCTGGACCAGACCTGGCACGGCCTGACACCCGGCGAGGGGCTGAGGGCGCAGTTCGAGCGGAGGTTCGGCGCGCGGGCGAACGCTCTGCTGGGCCGCGCCGGGTTCGTGGAGGCCGACTGGCCCAAGACCCCTTCAACGCTCTCGGGCGGCGAGCGGGCGCGGGCGGGCCTCGCGCTGGTGAGCGCCCTGCGTGCCGACCTGCTGCTGCTCGACGAGCCGACCAACCACCTCGACGTGGAGGCGCTGCTGGCCCTGGAGGCGGCGGTCCACGCCTACGGCGGCGCAGTCGTCATCGTCACGCACGACCGCCGCTTTGCCCGCGAGGTCGCCAACCGGCTGTGGGTCATCGAGGATGCCCGGCTGCGCGAGGTGGCCGGGTGGGGCAGCCGCGAGTACGGCGACCCCGCGCGGACCCTGACCGGCGACCCGCCGCCACCCCCGCCACCCCCCACGCCCCGCCAGCGCCTCGTGCCGGTGGAGACGCAACTGGCGGACCTCCGCCGCGAACTCGACGCCCCGCCCGGCACCCTGACCGGCCGCGAGGAGGCCCGCTTGCGGGCGCAGTCGCACCAGCTTCAGGCGCACCTGTATGACCTGTACGCGCAAGCCTACGCCGCCCCCCAGTACGACGCCGAGGTGCGCGAGCCGCCGCTGACCGTCCGCGCGCAGCGCCTGGGCGAGCGGGGCGGCATGTTCTGGGCCGCCCGCGACGAGGAGGCCTGCCCCCACCTCGCCTGGGACGGCGAGACGTTGCGCTTTTCCGCCCCGCCCCCAGCCTGGTACGGCGCGGCGCTGCTGGGTGGGGCACTGCGCGTCCTCTTTGAAGGGTGGAAGGTGGGCCGGGTGCGGCTGGGGGAGGGGGGGCCGGTGCTGCGGCGGCGGGTGTATTTCGAGCGGATTGGGGTGGTCAGTGGTTAG
- a CDS encoding Hsp20/alpha crystallin family protein, with amino-acid sequence MMRFDPFREIEELTQRMDRAFGSAVNNQTARLAPPVDVHEDEQGLELTLDLPGVQPDDIQIEAENQTLTVQAQRKYSRQEGRTAHRVERAYGTFSRTFSVPAKYDLTKVEADFDHGTLTIRVPRSEAAQKRTVNVRSGGQLSAPKTVDAGQGQPSGSQTQAETQDQQG; translated from the coding sequence ATGATGCGATTTGATCCTTTTCGTGAAATCGAGGAACTGACCCAGCGCATGGACCGCGCCTTTGGCAGCGCGGTGAACAACCAGACGGCCCGCCTCGCGCCCCCTGTGGACGTGCATGAGGACGAGCAGGGCCTGGAGCTGACGCTGGACCTCCCCGGCGTGCAGCCTGACGACATCCAGATCGAGGCCGAGAACCAGACGCTGACCGTGCAGGCGCAGCGGAAGTACAGCCGCCAGGAGGGCCGCACCGCCCACCGCGTGGAGCGCGCCTACGGCACCTTCAGCCGGACCTTCAGCGTTCCGGCCAAGTACGACCTGACCAAGGTCGAGGCCGACTTCGACCACGGCACCCTGACCATCCGCGTGCCCCGCAGCGAGGCCGCCCAGAAGCGCACCGTGAATGTCCGCAGCGGCGGGCAGCTCAGCGCCCCGAAGACGGTGGACGCCGGGCAGGGCCAGCCCAGCGGCTCCCAGACCCAGGCGGAGACCCAGGACCAGCAGGGCTAA
- the pyrR gene encoding bifunctional pyr operon transcriptional regulator/uracil phosphoribosyltransferase PyrR translates to MTPKATILTADEVRRALTRIAHEIIERNRGAENLALIGIHTRGIPLAHRLAQKLGELEGVEVPTGMLDITLYRDDLSEVAHQPIIRETQVPFDLARRRVVLVDDVLFTGRTVRAALDALIDLGRPASIQLAVLVDRGHRELPIRADYVGKNLPTARAEMVKVKLQETDGVDLVELHDLPEAAQ, encoded by the coding sequence ATGACCCCCAAGGCCACCATCCTCACCGCCGACGAGGTGCGCCGCGCCCTGACGCGCATCGCGCACGAGATCATCGAGCGGAACAGGGGCGCGGAGAATCTCGCGCTGATCGGCATTCATACGCGCGGCATTCCGCTGGCGCACCGGCTGGCGCAGAAACTGGGCGAGCTGGAAGGCGTGGAGGTGCCCACCGGGATGCTCGATATCACCCTCTACCGCGACGATCTGTCGGAAGTGGCGCACCAGCCGATCATCCGCGAGACGCAGGTGCCCTTCGACCTGGCCCGCCGCCGGGTCGTGCTGGTGGACGACGTGCTGTTTACGGGGCGCACCGTGCGCGCCGCGCTCGACGCCCTGATCGACCTGGGCCGCCCGGCCAGCATCCAGCTCGCGGTGCTGGTGGACCGCGGCCACCGTGAGCTGCCCATCCGCGCGGATTACGTCGGCAAGAACCTGCCCACGGCCCGCGCGGAGATGGTGAAGGTGAAATTGCAGGAGACGGACGGCGTGGACCTGGTGGAACTGCATGACCTGCCGGAGGCGGCGCAATGA
- a CDS encoding quinone-dependent dihydroorotate dehydrogenase produces the protein MYRRIKPALFRLDAEDAHHLTLRALGVASRLPAWPALARTLTAPADPRLTQTLWGRTFTSPVGLAAGLDKNAEAVPAFGALGFGFLEVGTVTPLAQAGNERPRLFRLPPDEALINRMGFNNAGAEALHARLAALPARPAPVWVNIGKNKATPNEEAVQDYLGCVRALQDVADAFVVNVSSPNTPGLRALQAAADLAALVRAVLGEVEVGRVRTLSRPPVLVKLAPDLHPEDFEASVNAVLAAGADGLIISNTTLSREGLTHPRREEAGGLSGRPLTRRSTDLVRDAYRLTRGRVPIVGVGGIFTAGDAYAKIRAGAALTEVYTALIYEGPGLPARLNRGLAGLLARDGFRNVAEAVGVDA, from the coding sequence ATGTACCGCCGCATAAAGCCTGCCCTGTTCCGCCTGGATGCGGAGGACGCCCACCACCTCACCCTGCGCGCGCTGGGGGTGGCCTCGCGCCTGCCCGCCTGGCCTGCCCTCGCCCGGACGCTGACCGCCCCGGCTGACCCGCGCCTCACGCAGACGCTGTGGGGGCGCACCTTCACGTCCCCGGTGGGCCTCGCGGCGGGGCTGGACAAGAACGCGGAGGCGGTCCCGGCCTTCGGCGCGCTGGGCTTCGGCTTCCTGGAGGTCGGCACGGTGACGCCGTTGGCGCAGGCTGGCAACGAGCGGCCCCGCCTCTTCCGCCTCCCGCCCGACGAGGCGCTGATCAACCGCATGGGCTTCAACAACGCGGGGGCGGAGGCGCTGCACGCCCGCCTCGCCGCGCTCCCCGCCCGGCCTGCGCCCGTGTGGGTCAACATCGGGAAGAACAAGGCCACGCCGAACGAGGAGGCGGTGCAGGATTACCTGGGGTGCGTCCGCGCCCTGCAAGACGTGGCCGACGCCTTCGTGGTCAATGTCAGCAGCCCCAACACGCCCGGCCTGCGCGCCCTGCAAGCGGCAGCGGACCTCGCGGCCCTGGTGCGCGCGGTGCTGGGCGAGGTGGAGGTGGGCCGCGTCCGCACCCTGAGCCGCCCGCCCGTCCTCGTCAAACTCGCCCCCGACCTGCACCCCGAAGACTTCGAGGCGAGCGTGAACGCGGTGCTGGCGGCAGGTGCGGACGGCCTCATCATCAGCAACACCACCCTGAGCCGCGAGGGGCTGACCCATCCCCGGCGGGAGGAAGCGGGCGGCCTCAGCGGGCGGCCCCTCACCCGGCGCAGCACCGACCTCGTCCGCGACGCTTACCGCCTCACGCGGGGGCGCGTGCCCATCGTGGGTGTCGGGGGCATCTTCACTGCCGGGGACGCCTACGCCAAGATTCGTGCCGGGGCCGCGCTGACCGAGGTCTACACGGCGCTGATCTATGAAGGCCCCGGCCTGCCCGCCCGCCTGAACCGGGGCCTGGCCGGGTTACTCGCGCGCGACGGCTTCCGTAACGTGGCGGAGGCGGTGGGGGTGGACGCTTGA